Proteins from a genomic interval of Zonotrichia albicollis isolate bZonAlb1 chromosome 27, bZonAlb1.hap1, whole genome shotgun sequence:
- the IL10RA gene encoding interleukin-10 receptor subunit alpha isoform X1, translated as MVPSATALALGLALLLACPTHGEELPMPRSVHITTEMGWHLLQWEPGHGSPSNASYEVEYIVYGTRVPWTAIPECWNTTELSCDLTHYTMDPGRRYHARVRAVAGNITSAWKMTGSFLPEQAGPRLAGQSLSVMGNSIQVRLRLLLRPGSISPENSELQREMSRYHVYLRRTRDNHTITVVKNSTDFTIRELFWLTEYCLSVEPSLANMPVPSMRSDEQCVTTGPRDRSAELLPTILSSFFITLSLLGLLGALLACTYIRRPVRTPSALVRQGQCPADSGRAGRGRHPPGMKHSSLPSSSTSQKSLMKQSSLWVEQEPPSSGSLDADPIQQLFLCHKEPQLGSSPDSSTSTAQQPLEQGWKLSAWPKDRLGPTASRDSSGTSTDSGICLHIPSFSSSSSSLSCSLAIEPQGYRQQLPRAEDSGVGLGSPCPAAGCSSGSGNTSPGLCPAPGQAEVEFRGYLQQSKGTVEPERAPGQGEPLPGCAGSLQGLGSTDAVLDMECCELAVAKGYLKQSNPEHPLTQPLSPWGAPACAFSSQEGPQVPTLLSWAAPGAPLTSKASPDPKTPFDLHIFYNTAFPGVLPSLGSSWVPLPTPPLGQISGDSKDSRL; from the exons ATGGTCCCCTCTGCCACCGCCCTGGCGCTCGGCCTGGCGCTGCTCCTCGCCTGCCCTACCCACG gtgaggagctgcccatgccCCGTTCTGTACACATCACCACAGAGATGGGCTGGCacctgctgcagtgggagccGGGGCACGGCAGCCCCAGCAACGCCAGCTACGAGGTGGAGTACATCGT CTATGGCACCCGCGTGCCCTGGACAGCCATCCCCGAGTGCTGGAACACCACGGAGCTCTCCTGTGACCTCACCCACTACACCATGGACCCGGGAAGGCGCTACCACGCGAGGGTCAGGGCTGTGGCCGGGAACATCACGTCCGCCTGGAAAATGACTGGAAGCTTCTTGCCAGAGCAAG CTGGCCCTCGCCTGGCCGGGCAGAGCCTCTCCGTGATGGGCAACTCCATCCAGGTgcggctgcggctgctgctgcgcCCCGGGAGCATCAGCCCCGAGAACAGCgagctgcagagggaaatgAGCCGCTACCACGTGTACCTGCGGAGGACTCGGGACAACCACACG ATCACGGTGGTGAAGAACAGCACCGACTTCACCATCAGGGAGCTGTTCTGGCTCACAGAGTACTGCCTGAGCgtggagcccagcctggccaacATGCCCGTCCCCAGCATGCGCTCTGATGAGCAGTGTGTCACCACCGGCCCCAGGGACA GGAGTGCAGAGCTCCTCCCgaccatcctcagctccttcttCATCACCCTGTCCTTGTTGGGGCtcctgggggctctgctggcCTGTACCTACATCAGGAGACCTGTGAGGACACCGTCTGCCCTGGTAAGGCAGGGACAGTGCCCTGCAGACTcggggagggctgggagaggcaggcACCCACCAGGGATGAAGCACAGCTCACTCCCCTCTTCCTCTACCTCCCAGAAGTCCCTCATGAAGCAGAGCTCGCTCTGGGTGGAGCAGGAGCCCCCATCCTCGGGCAGCCTGGATGCAGACCCCATCCAGCAGCTCTTCCTGTGCCACaaggagccccagctgggcagcagccctgacagcagcaccagcacagcccagcagcccctggagcagggctggaagctgTCAGCGTGGCCCAAGGACCGTCTGGGACCCACAgcgagcagagacagcagcggCACCAGCACTGACAGCGGAATCTGCCTGCACatcccttccttctcctcctcatcctcctccctgagctgctccttggcCATCGAGCCCCAGGGctacaggcagcagctgcccagggctgaggaCAGCGGGGTGGGcttgggcagcccctgccctgctgctggctgctcctctggcagtgggaacaccagcccagggctgtgccctgcccctggccaggctgaAGTGGAGTTCAGGGGGTACCTGCAGCAGTCCAAGGGCACCGTGGAGCCAGAGAGGGCCccggggcagggagagcccctcCCGGGCTGTGCAgggtccctgcagggcctgggcagCACCGACGCCGTGCTGGACATGGAGTGCTGTGAGCTGGCTGTGGCCAAGGGGTATCTGAAGCAGTCCAACCCCGAGCAtcccctcacacagcccctctctCCCTGGGGAGCCCCTGCCTGTGCGTTCTCCAGCCAGGAGGGGCCCCAAGTGCccaccctgctcagctgggcagccccaggggctccGCTGACCTCCAAAGCCAGCCCTGATCCGAAAACTCCCTTCGATCTGCACATCTTCTACAACACTGCCTTCCCTGGGGTGCTGCCCAGCCTCGGCTCCAGCTGGGTCCCGCTGCCCACCCCGCCCCTGGGCCAGATCAGCGGGGACAGCAAGGACAGCCGCCTGTGA
- the TMPRSS4 gene encoding transmembrane protease serine 4, translated as WVTQSWVLSPQQHKPFLAALKSPQDSASERLNGRGPYTRPKSSRPSGSFKRVGILVLAVVLTLACLVAIGFLVKIYLDHHYLFCKQPLKLVPLKHVCDGHLDCLQGEDEANCPQWFSEGPPAWARVSKDRSILQVLQSHTGTWSCVCHDHFTPALARAACEQMGYSSTPTFRGVEVSTGQPLPPREVVLSNGSLQVLEPGRKCLSGLVVSLFCSNCGQSVRTPRVLGGSPAAIEAWPWQVSLQYRKEHICGGSIIGPGWVLTAAHCFKNNPIIQSWRVKAGSDLLSGAATIAVEKVFLAEVTPASPKDNDIALVKLRSPVHDSDSTKPICLPYFDEELVPGTPLWVIGWGYTEEHGKLSEHLQQAEVELIDAQSCNLAAYHGDVTDRMLCAGLPQGGVDTCQGDSGGPLLYSGGHWQVVGIVSWGQGCGTPSTPGVYTSVRAYLDWIYAVRRSEL; from the exons TGGGTGACCCAGAGCTGGGTGTTGTCACCGCAGCAGCACAAGCCATTCCTGGCAGCTCTGAAGTCACCTCAG GACTCGGCCTCGGAGCGGCTCAACGGCAGAG GTCCCTACACAAGACCCAAATCCTCCAGGCCATCAGGCTCCTTCAAGCGTGTTGGGATCCTCGTCCTGGCAGTGGTGCTCACCCTGGCCTGCCTGGTGGCCATTGGGTTCCTGG TGAAGATTTACCTGGACCACCACTACCTGTTCTGCAAGCAGCCCCTGAAGCTGGTGCCGCTGAAGCATGTGTGCGACGGGCATCTGGACTGTCTGCAGGGCGAGGACGAGGCCAACTGTCCCCAGTGGTTCTCTGAGGGGCCACCAGCCTGGG CCCGTGTGTCCAAGGACAGATCCATCCTGCAGGTGCTCCAGAGCCACACGGGCACCTGGTCCTGTGTGTGCCACGACCACTTCACCCCGGCGCTGgccagagctgcctgtgagcAGATGGGCTACAGCAG CACCCCAACATTCCGGGGCGTGGAGGTGAGCACGGGGCAGCCTCTGCCTCCCCGCGAGGTCGTGCTGAGCAATGGGAGCCTCCAGGTGCTTGAGCCAGGCAG gaaatgcctcTCGGGGCTGGTTGTGTCACTCTTTTGTTCCA acTGCGGGCAGAGCGTGCGGACCCCGCGGGTGCTGGGGGGCAGCCCGGCCGCCATCGAGGCGTGGCCCTGGCAGGTGAGCCTGCAGTACAGGAAGGAGCACATCTGCGGGGGCAGCATCATCGGGCCCGGCTGGGTGCTGACGGCCGCGCACTGCTTCAA GAACAACCCCATCATCCAGAGCTGGCGTGTGAAGGCCGGCTCTGACCTGCTGTCGGGCGCTGCCACCATCGCCGTGGAGAAGGTGTTCCTGGCCGAGGTGACCCCCGCGTCCCCCAAGGACAACGACATCGCCCTGGTGAAGCTGCGCTCCCCCGTGCACGACTCAG ACAGCACCAAGCCCATCTGCCTGCCCTACTTTGATGAGGAGCTGGTGCCGGGCACCCCTCTGTGGGTGATTGGCTGGGGCTACACAGAGGAGCACG GGAAGCTGTCggagcacctgcagcaggctgaggtggAGCTCATCGACGCGCAGAGCTGTAACCTGGCCGCCTACCACGGCGATGTCACCGACAGGATGCTGTGTGCCGGGCTGCCCCAGGGCGGCGTGGACACCTGCCAg GGGGACAGCGGCGGGCCCCTGCTCTACTCGGGAGGGCACTGGCAGGTGGTGGGCATCGTCAGCTGGGGCCAGGGCTGCGGCACCCCCAGCACTCCTGGAGTCTACACCAGCGTCCGTGCATACCTGGACTGGATCTACGCCGTGCGCAGG TCAGAGCTCTGA
- the SCN4B gene encoding sodium channel regulatory subunit beta-4 isoform X5, translating to MRRSAEERGGGLSAAPPGAAPPGAARPRRGRPEPGAAGSRDRSAPRRPAPQPWPRARPPLAAAPRRACWPRSWGTVRSPGDKSLGQGLHVLAIAFALEVSVGKTNTVTALNNSNVLLPCTFATCIGFQDLVFKWYFNTTELIYHGKIKAKTTEPTLVWHNPRVEFVGSTTKKDNNISIMLNGVEFSDAGKYTCYVKNPKERNAEQNATIFLTVVHKMVETDNTVTIIILSVVGGLIGLLILFMLIKRVVLFIIKKMQDGKKECLVSSSGNDNTENGLAGSKAEQKAPPKA from the exons ATGCGGAGGAGCGCGGAGGAGCGCGGAGGAGGGCTCAGCGCAGCCCCgcccggcgcggccccgcccggcgccgctcgcccTCGGCGGGGGCGGCCAGAGCCGGGCGCTGCGGGCAGCAGGGAccgctccgctccgcgccgccccgcgccgcAGCCATGGCCCCGGGCTCGCCCGCCGCTcgccgccgcgccgcgccgCGCCTGCTGGCCGCGCTCCTGGG GGACGGTCCGGAGCCCCGGGGATAAGTCACTCGGCCAAG gTTTGCACGTCCTGGCCATCGCCTTCGCCCTGGAGGTGTCGGTGGGGAAAACCAACACGGTGACAGCTCTGAATAACTCCAatgtcctgctgccctgcaccTTTGCCACCTGCATAGGCTTCCAGGACCTGGTCTTCAAATGGTATTTCAACACGACAGAGCTG aTTTACCATGGCAAGATAAAGGCCAAGACCACGGAGCCCACCCTGGTGTGGCACAACCCGCGGGTGGAGTTCGTGGGCTCCACCACCAAGAAGGACAACAACATCTCCATCATGCTGAACGGCGTGGAGTTCAGCGATGCTGGCAAGTACACCTGCTACGTCAAGAACCCCAAGGAGAGGAACGCCGAGCAGAACGCCACCATCTTCCTCACCGTGGTGCACAAGA TGGTGGAGACGGACAACACTGTGACCATCATCATCTTGAGCGTGGTGGGGGGGCTCATCggcctcctcatcctcttcaTGCTCATCAAGAGGGTGGTGCTGTTCATCATCAAGAAGATGCAGGATGGGAA GAAGGAATGTCTGGTGAGCTCGTCAGGGAACGACAACACCGAGAACGGCCTGGCCGGCTCCAAGGCGGAACAAAAAGCTCCACCAAAGGCATGA
- the SCN4B gene encoding sodium channel regulatory subunit beta-4 isoform X4 → MIYHGKIKAKTTEPTLVWHNPRVEFVGSTTKKDNNISIMLNGVEFSDAGKYTCYVKNPKERNAEQNATIFLTVVHKMVETDNTVTIIILSVVGGLIGLLILFMLIKRVVLFIIKKMQDGKKECLVSSSGNDNTENGLAGSKAEQKAPPKA, encoded by the exons ATG aTTTACCATGGCAAGATAAAGGCCAAGACCACGGAGCCCACCCTGGTGTGGCACAACCCGCGGGTGGAGTTCGTGGGCTCCACCACCAAGAAGGACAACAACATCTCCATCATGCTGAACGGCGTGGAGTTCAGCGATGCTGGCAAGTACACCTGCTACGTCAAGAACCCCAAGGAGAGGAACGCCGAGCAGAACGCCACCATCTTCCTCACCGTGGTGCACAAGA TGGTGGAGACGGACAACACTGTGACCATCATCATCTTGAGCGTGGTGGGGGGGCTCATCggcctcctcatcctcttcaTGCTCATCAAGAGGGTGGTGCTGTTCATCATCAAGAAGATGCAGGATGGGAA GAAGGAATGTCTGGTGAGCTCGTCAGGGAACGACAACACCGAGAACGGCCTGGCCGGCTCCAAGGCGGAACAAAAAGCTCCACCAAAGGCATGA
- the SCN4B gene encoding sodium channel regulatory subunit beta-4 isoform X1 — MKGQSCRAFPTPDARGRTVRSPGDKSLGQGDFAAEPQLRSPGSSPCPARSRRFSCEHCGCTPLCPAAEPRPAGTALLPARHRGMPAGSPCTASAPARPPTGLHVLAIAFALEVSVGKTNTVTALNNSNVLLPCTFATCIGFQDLVFKWYFNTTELIYHGKIKAKTTEPTLVWHNPRVEFVGSTTKKDNNISIMLNGVEFSDAGKYTCYVKNPKERNAEQNATIFLTVVHKMVETDNTVTIIILSVVGGLIGLLILFMLIKRVVLFIIKKMQDGKKECLVSSSGNDNTENGLAGSKAEQKAPPKA, encoded by the exons ATGAAAGGACAAAGCTGCCGAGCATTTCCCACCCCAGATGCTCGAGG ACGGACGGTCCGGAGCCCCGGGGATAAGTCACTCGGCCAAGGTGACTTCGCAGCCGAGCCCCAGCTCCGAAGTcccggctccagcccctgccctgcccgcagCCGGCGCTTCTCCTGCGAGCACTGCGGCTGCACCCCGCTTTGCCCCGCTGCCGAGCCCCGGCCGGCGGGGACCGCGCTGCTGCCCGCCCGGCACCGGGGGATGCCCGCGGGGAGCCCGTGCACTGCTTCAGCGCCAGCACGCCCGCCGACAG gTTTGCACGTCCTGGCCATCGCCTTCGCCCTGGAGGTGTCGGTGGGGAAAACCAACACGGTGACAGCTCTGAATAACTCCAatgtcctgctgccctgcaccTTTGCCACCTGCATAGGCTTCCAGGACCTGGTCTTCAAATGGTATTTCAACACGACAGAGCTG aTTTACCATGGCAAGATAAAGGCCAAGACCACGGAGCCCACCCTGGTGTGGCACAACCCGCGGGTGGAGTTCGTGGGCTCCACCACCAAGAAGGACAACAACATCTCCATCATGCTGAACGGCGTGGAGTTCAGCGATGCTGGCAAGTACACCTGCTACGTCAAGAACCCCAAGGAGAGGAACGCCGAGCAGAACGCCACCATCTTCCTCACCGTGGTGCACAAGA TGGTGGAGACGGACAACACTGTGACCATCATCATCTTGAGCGTGGTGGGGGGGCTCATCggcctcctcatcctcttcaTGCTCATCAAGAGGGTGGTGCTGTTCATCATCAAGAAGATGCAGGATGGGAA GAAGGAATGTCTGGTGAGCTCGTCAGGGAACGACAACACCGAGAACGGCCTGGCCGGCTCCAAGGCGGAACAAAAAGCTCCACCAAAGGCATGA
- the LOC106629928 gene encoding uncharacterized protein LOC106629928 isoform X1 yields the protein MPSHKRSNGKPFLGTQPLCQVRSRGNCSLAPKVHAQPQKGCERQGKPFLGAQAPCPATEGCGEQGKPFLGCWGAAAPWLWAAPSPQHRSGLGARGIRGAGAHPGAGGSAATDSPCPCSSGGVLCPQNAGGCARCGPAEAAAALEPARGAPQPVPCAPCPLRARSLPTPLSHWGSAAPALLKTHKESCETGILVCIVIQHRSISSTITCANLPSICTAGDSPAGLLSPSGLSGGNGLIFPAPPDDKRIQGHPALCAALPRCAGLLSKRGSSRWRRKGAEFVLWVTRALCPRRGRVTAARAGGVKGRQGVPVGGDPRLQGGHHEVSFFVWGIISCFVTRLINHSWRAESQ from the coding sequence ATGCCCAGCCACAAAAGGAGCAACGGGAAACCCTTCCTTGGCACCCAACCTCTGTGCCAGGTGAGGAGCAGGGGGAACTGTTCCTTGGCACCCAAGGTCCATGCACAGCCACAGAAGGGGTGTGAGAGGCAGGGGAAACCCTTCCTTGGCGCCCAAGCTCCGTGCCCAGCCACGGAGGGATGTGGGGAACAGGGGAAACCCTTCCTtggctgctggggagcagcagctccctggctctgggctgccccatcccctcAGCACCGCTCCGGGCTGGGAGCACGGGGTATTCGTGGGGCCGGTGCCCAtcccggggctgggggcagcgCTGCCACAGACTCACCATGTCCGTGCAGCTCCGGCGGGGTCCTTTGCCCGCAGAATGCCGGCGGCTGTGCCCGGTGCGGGCCCGCGGAGGCTGCGGCTGCCCTGGAGCCGGCCCGCGGTGCTCCGCAGCCCGTGCCCTGCGCTCCGTGCCCGCTCCGTGCCCGCTCCTTGCCCACGCCGCTCTCGCACTGGGGCAGCGCCGCCCCGGCCCTCCTTAAAACCCACAAGGAGAGTTGTGAAACAGGAATTCTGGTTTGTATTGTAATACAACACCGGTCTATCAGCAGCACCATCACCTGCGCTAATCTCCCGAGCATCTGCACCGCAGGTGACTCACCTGCCGGGCTGCTGTCACCAAGTGGCTTATCAGGAGGGAACGGACTGAtttttcctgctcctcctgatgATAAGAGGATCCAGGGCCATCCCGCTCTTTGTGCGGCTCTTCCGCGTTGCGCGGGGCTGTTGTCAAAGCGAGGTTCGAGTAGGTGGAGGAGGAAAGGAGCAGAGTTTGTGCTCTGGGTCACtcgggctctgtgtccccgccggggccgggtcacggctgccagggctgggggagttAAGGGAAGGCAGGGGGTGCCCGTGGGAGGTGACCCCAGGCTGCAAGGGGGGCACCATGAGGTGTCCTTTTTTGTCTGGGGCATTATTAGTTGTTTTGTAACTAGATTAATAAATCATAGTTGGAGGGCTGAGAGTCAGTGA
- the IL10RA gene encoding interleukin-10 receptor subunit alpha isoform X2 — MVPSATALALGLALLLACPTHGEELPMPRSVHITTEMGWHLLQWEPGHGSPSNASYEVEYIVYGTRVPWTAIPECWNTTELSCDLTHYTMDPGRRYHARVRAVAGNITSAWKMTGSFLPEQAGPRLAGQSLSVMGNSIQVRLRLLLRPGSISPENSELQREMSRYHVYLRRTRDNHTITVVKNSTDFTIRELFWLTEYCLSVEPSLANMPVPSMRSDEQCVTTGPRDRSAELLPTILSSFFITLSLLGLLGALLACTYIRRPVRTPSALKSLMKQSSLWVEQEPPSSGSLDADPIQQLFLCHKEPQLGSSPDSSTSTAQQPLEQGWKLSAWPKDRLGPTASRDSSGTSTDSGICLHIPSFSSSSSSLSCSLAIEPQGYRQQLPRAEDSGVGLGSPCPAAGCSSGSGNTSPGLCPAPGQAEVEFRGYLQQSKGTVEPERAPGQGEPLPGCAGSLQGLGSTDAVLDMECCELAVAKGYLKQSNPEHPLTQPLSPWGAPACAFSSQEGPQVPTLLSWAAPGAPLTSKASPDPKTPFDLHIFYNTAFPGVLPSLGSSWVPLPTPPLGQISGDSKDSRL, encoded by the exons ATGGTCCCCTCTGCCACCGCCCTGGCGCTCGGCCTGGCGCTGCTCCTCGCCTGCCCTACCCACG gtgaggagctgcccatgccCCGTTCTGTACACATCACCACAGAGATGGGCTGGCacctgctgcagtgggagccGGGGCACGGCAGCCCCAGCAACGCCAGCTACGAGGTGGAGTACATCGT CTATGGCACCCGCGTGCCCTGGACAGCCATCCCCGAGTGCTGGAACACCACGGAGCTCTCCTGTGACCTCACCCACTACACCATGGACCCGGGAAGGCGCTACCACGCGAGGGTCAGGGCTGTGGCCGGGAACATCACGTCCGCCTGGAAAATGACTGGAAGCTTCTTGCCAGAGCAAG CTGGCCCTCGCCTGGCCGGGCAGAGCCTCTCCGTGATGGGCAACTCCATCCAGGTgcggctgcggctgctgctgcgcCCCGGGAGCATCAGCCCCGAGAACAGCgagctgcagagggaaatgAGCCGCTACCACGTGTACCTGCGGAGGACTCGGGACAACCACACG ATCACGGTGGTGAAGAACAGCACCGACTTCACCATCAGGGAGCTGTTCTGGCTCACAGAGTACTGCCTGAGCgtggagcccagcctggccaacATGCCCGTCCCCAGCATGCGCTCTGATGAGCAGTGTGTCACCACCGGCCCCAGGGACA GGAGTGCAGAGCTCCTCCCgaccatcctcagctccttcttCATCACCCTGTCCTTGTTGGGGCtcctgggggctctgctggcCTGTACCTACATCAGGAGACCTGTGAGGACACCGTCTGCCCTG AAGTCCCTCATGAAGCAGAGCTCGCTCTGGGTGGAGCAGGAGCCCCCATCCTCGGGCAGCCTGGATGCAGACCCCATCCAGCAGCTCTTCCTGTGCCACaaggagccccagctgggcagcagccctgacagcagcaccagcacagcccagcagcccctggagcagggctggaagctgTCAGCGTGGCCCAAGGACCGTCTGGGACCCACAgcgagcagagacagcagcggCACCAGCACTGACAGCGGAATCTGCCTGCACatcccttccttctcctcctcatcctcctccctgagctgctccttggcCATCGAGCCCCAGGGctacaggcagcagctgcccagggctgaggaCAGCGGGGTGGGcttgggcagcccctgccctgctgctggctgctcctctggcagtgggaacaccagcccagggctgtgccctgcccctggccaggctgaAGTGGAGTTCAGGGGGTACCTGCAGCAGTCCAAGGGCACCGTGGAGCCAGAGAGGGCCccggggcagggagagcccctcCCGGGCTGTGCAgggtccctgcagggcctgggcagCACCGACGCCGTGCTGGACATGGAGTGCTGTGAGCTGGCTGTGGCCAAGGGGTATCTGAAGCAGTCCAACCCCGAGCAtcccctcacacagcccctctctCCCTGGGGAGCCCCTGCCTGTGCGTTCTCCAGCCAGGAGGGGCCCCAAGTGCccaccctgctcagctgggcagccccaggggctccGCTGACCTCCAAAGCCAGCCCTGATCCGAAAACTCCCTTCGATCTGCACATCTTCTACAACACTGCCTTCCCTGGGGTGCTGCCCAGCCTCGGCTCCAGCTGGGTCCCGCTGCCCACCCCGCCCCTGGGCCAGATCAGCGGGGACAGCAAGGACAGCCGCCTGTGA
- the SCN4B gene encoding sodium channel regulatory subunit beta-4 isoform X2, with translation MPEIPRHRAQGGAGSRSLPAAHLGQAPAACISLTPPLHSCSSRGSPSPQPATQGWLGSACCWGTPVGGVLEGKVLKLKDAGDTNKPCLHVLAIAFALEVSVGKTNTVTALNNSNVLLPCTFATCIGFQDLVFKWYFNTTELIYHGKIKAKTTEPTLVWHNPRVEFVGSTTKKDNNISIMLNGVEFSDAGKYTCYVKNPKERNAEQNATIFLTVVHKMVETDNTVTIIILSVVGGLIGLLILFMLIKRVVLFIIKKMQDGKKECLVSSSGNDNTENGLAGSKAEQKAPPKA, from the exons ATGCCCGAGATCCCCCGCCACAGGGCGCAGGGGGGGGCTGGCAGCCGTTCCCTCCCCGctgcacacctggggcaggctccGGCCGCCTGCATCAGCCTCACGCCCCCGCTGCACTCCTGCTCCTCCCGCGGGTCACCCTCGCCCCAGCCCGCaacccagggctggctgggcagcGCTTGCTGCTGGGGCACTCCCGTGGGAGGCGTTTTAGAGGGCAAAGTTCTTAAGTTAAAGGATGCTGGAGACACAAACAAGCCAT gTTTGCACGTCCTGGCCATCGCCTTCGCCCTGGAGGTGTCGGTGGGGAAAACCAACACGGTGACAGCTCTGAATAACTCCAatgtcctgctgccctgcaccTTTGCCACCTGCATAGGCTTCCAGGACCTGGTCTTCAAATGGTATTTCAACACGACAGAGCTG aTTTACCATGGCAAGATAAAGGCCAAGACCACGGAGCCCACCCTGGTGTGGCACAACCCGCGGGTGGAGTTCGTGGGCTCCACCACCAAGAAGGACAACAACATCTCCATCATGCTGAACGGCGTGGAGTTCAGCGATGCTGGCAAGTACACCTGCTACGTCAAGAACCCCAAGGAGAGGAACGCCGAGCAGAACGCCACCATCTTCCTCACCGTGGTGCACAAGA TGGTGGAGACGGACAACACTGTGACCATCATCATCTTGAGCGTGGTGGGGGGGCTCATCggcctcctcatcctcttcaTGCTCATCAAGAGGGTGGTGCTGTTCATCATCAAGAAGATGCAGGATGGGAA GAAGGAATGTCTGGTGAGCTCGTCAGGGAACGACAACACCGAGAACGGCCTGGCCGGCTCCAAGGCGGAACAAAAAGCTCCACCAAAGGCATGA
- the LOC106629928 gene encoding small integral membrane protein 35 isoform X2: MDLHTGQEPVRVLGVVLGIGLALLVLASFGYTFIRWYRRGQCQRRPDFVFSLYDSRGLGSVALELVPPFSISGSLGTSGSAYEPFHSQRP, translated from the exons ATGGACCTCCACACAG GACAAGAGCCCGTCAGGGTCCTCGGGGTTGTCTTGGGCAtcgggctggccctgctggtcCTGGCCAGCTTTGGCTACACCTTCATCCGCTGGTACCGGCGGGGACAATGCCAGCGCC GGCCTGACTTTGTCTTCAGCCTCTACGACTCGCG ggggcTGGGCTCGGTGGCACTGgagctggtgccacctttcagcATCAGCGGCTCACTGGGCACCTCGGGCAGTGCCTACGAGCCCTTCCACAGCCAGAGGCCGTGA
- the SCN4B gene encoding sodium channel regulatory subunit beta-4 isoform X3: protein MAPGSPAARRRAAPRLLAALLGLHVLAIAFALEVSVGKTNTVTALNNSNVLLPCTFATCIGFQDLVFKWYFNTTELIYHGKIKAKTTEPTLVWHNPRVEFVGSTTKKDNNISIMLNGVEFSDAGKYTCYVKNPKERNAEQNATIFLTVVHKMVETDNTVTIIILSVVGGLIGLLILFMLIKRVVLFIIKKMQDGKKECLVSSSGNDNTENGLAGSKAEQKAPPKA, encoded by the exons ATGGCCCCGGGCTCGCCCGCCGCTcgccgccgcgccgcgccgCGCCTGCTGGCCGCGCTCCTGG gTTTGCACGTCCTGGCCATCGCCTTCGCCCTGGAGGTGTCGGTGGGGAAAACCAACACGGTGACAGCTCTGAATAACTCCAatgtcctgctgccctgcaccTTTGCCACCTGCATAGGCTTCCAGGACCTGGTCTTCAAATGGTATTTCAACACGACAGAGCTG aTTTACCATGGCAAGATAAAGGCCAAGACCACGGAGCCCACCCTGGTGTGGCACAACCCGCGGGTGGAGTTCGTGGGCTCCACCACCAAGAAGGACAACAACATCTCCATCATGCTGAACGGCGTGGAGTTCAGCGATGCTGGCAAGTACACCTGCTACGTCAAGAACCCCAAGGAGAGGAACGCCGAGCAGAACGCCACCATCTTCCTCACCGTGGTGCACAAGA TGGTGGAGACGGACAACACTGTGACCATCATCATCTTGAGCGTGGTGGGGGGGCTCATCggcctcctcatcctcttcaTGCTCATCAAGAGGGTGGTGCTGTTCATCATCAAGAAGATGCAGGATGGGAA GAAGGAATGTCTGGTGAGCTCGTCAGGGAACGACAACACCGAGAACGGCCTGGCCGGCTCCAAGGCGGAACAAAAAGCTCCACCAAAGGCATGA